A genomic stretch from Deltaproteobacteria bacterium includes:
- the trpA gene encoding tryptophan synthase subunit alpha produces the protein MNLRSYIQDRLGARKILLMTHVIVGYPSLDVNWRMLEEMERADVDLVELQMPFSEPIADGPVFARANQEALKQGLSTVQYFDFMARATRKFEFPHLMMGYYNTVFQLTHRTFCERLSRAGGAGFIVPDLPIEEYHDLAPLSEASGLTPVALFTPTNTDARLAEIGRHGRGFIYGVARRGVTGRRTDLKAGIDALAARYRAATDLPLGLGFGIAGGDDVRQLHGSCEIAIVGSALLERWEKGGEAGYSEFLQELQEARC, from the coding sequence GTGAACCTGCGGAGCTACATACAGGACCGGCTCGGGGCGCGGAAGATCCTGCTCATGACCCACGTCATCGTGGGCTATCCGTCCCTGGACGTGAACTGGCGCATGCTTGAGGAGATGGAGCGCGCCGACGTGGACCTGGTGGAGCTGCAGATGCCCTTCAGCGAGCCCATCGCCGACGGACCGGTCTTCGCCCGCGCCAACCAGGAAGCCCTCAAGCAGGGGTTGTCCACGGTGCAGTACTTCGACTTCATGGCGCGGGCTACCCGGAAGTTCGAGTTCCCGCACCTGATGATGGGTTACTACAACACCGTGTTCCAACTCACCCATCGAACCTTCTGCGAGCGGCTGAGCAGGGCCGGAGGCGCGGGATTCATCGTGCCCGACCTTCCCATCGAGGAGTACCACGACCTCGCTCCGCTGAGCGAGGCCAGCGGGTTGACGCCCGTGGCGCTGTTCACGCCCACCAACACCGACGCGCGACTGGCCGAGATCGGCCGCCACGGCCGCGGCTTCATCTACGGCGTGGCCCGGCGCGGCGTCACCGGCCGGCGCACGGACCTCAAGGCCGGCATCGACGCGCTGGCGGCACGCTACCGCGCGGCCACGGACTTGCCCCTGGGTCTGGGCTTCGGCATCGCCGGCGGCGACGACGTGCGCCAGCTCCACGGAAGCTGCGAAATCGCCATCGTGGGCTCCGCGCTGCTGGAGCGCTGGGAGAAGGGCGGCGAGGCCGGGTACTCGGAGTTCCTCCAGGAGCTGCAGGAGGCGCGTTGCTGA
- a CDS encoding zinc-binding dehydrogenase — translation MKASYIPETGGPEVLTYGDVPEPEIGAADLLVRVKAAALNRRDLFAREGSHGVKPPLPHVPGLEVAGEVVEAGLEADGFKAGDRVLGRCRGGGYAELARMEAADAYVFPEWMSFEEAACIAVPFGTAWRMLVRRAQLQPGEDLLVMAAGSGIGSGAIQLGKHLGARVLTTAGAQWKLDKAAELGADAGINYKEFPEFSKKVQELTGGEGVHVIFEHVGAPVWRECFASLRRGGRFINSGVTAGHRVELHLGQLWTRELTLMGTTMRPRDDMPAVMTLVRGGKLRGVVSEVLPLREAARAHELMEQSEFFGKIVLVP, via the coding sequence ATGAAAGCGTCCTACATCCCTGAAACCGGCGGTCCGGAAGTCCTGACCTACGGCGACGTTCCGGAGCCCGAGATCGGCGCCGCCGATCTCCTGGTCCGCGTGAAGGCGGCGGCGCTCAACCGCCGGGACCTTTTCGCGCGGGAAGGAAGCCACGGCGTCAAGCCGCCGCTGCCACACGTGCCGGGGCTGGAGGTGGCGGGCGAGGTGGTGGAGGCCGGGTTGGAGGCGGACGGCTTCAAGGCCGGCGACCGCGTGCTGGGGCGCTGCCGGGGCGGCGGCTACGCGGAGCTGGCGCGGATGGAAGCCGCCGACGCCTACGTCTTCCCGGAGTGGATGTCCTTTGAGGAGGCAGCGTGCATCGCCGTGCCCTTCGGCACCGCCTGGCGCATGCTGGTGCGCCGCGCGCAACTCCAGCCGGGCGAAGACCTCCTGGTGATGGCCGCGGGCAGCGGCATCGGCAGTGGCGCCATCCAGCTCGGGAAGCACCTGGGAGCGCGGGTCCTCACCACCGCCGGCGCCCAGTGGAAGCTCGACAAGGCCGCGGAGCTGGGCGCCGACGCGGGCATCAACTACAAGGAATTCCCCGAGTTCAGCAAGAAAGTGCAGGAACTCACCGGCGGCGAGGGCGTGCACGTGATCTTCGAGCACGTGGGCGCGCCGGTGTGGCGTGAGTGCTTCGCCAGCCTCCGCCGCGGCGGCCGCTTTATCAACTCCGGGGTCACCGCCGGCCACCGGGTGGAGCTTCACCTGGGACAGCTCTGGACCCGCGAGCTGACCCTTATGGGCACCACCATGCGGCCGCGGGACGACATGCCCGCGGTCATGACCCTGGTGCGCGGCGGAAAGCTTCGCGGCGTGGTCTCCGAGGTGCTGCCGCTGCGCGAGGCCGCCCGCGCCCACGAGCTCATGGAGCAAAGCGAGTTCTTCGGCAAGATCGTGCTCGTGCCCTAG
- a CDS encoding 2-dehydropantoate 2-reductase, whose product MRFGIMGTGGVGGYFGGLLARAGLPVCFIARGGHLQALKEHGLTVESVEPGGFNVRDAMFTNDAAEAGPCDVILYCVKTPANDAAIPFMRPMIGPDTVVISLQNGVDNGELLAREFGEGRVMEGAAYVFSTIGAPGKIHQTGGPRKIVFGRLGGGGSPRGREIVGVMREAQVDARLSEDIRIELWNKFILICAVSGMTALTRRPLGEVLGYDGTARMAREVMREVYQLALAMGIPLEPESDAANYRFMAQQDPAGKGSMCHDLEAGRRLEIDSLCGYVSRMARVHGVATPLNDYLYDTLKLEDLQAARRLREGAS is encoded by the coding sequence ATGCGGTTCGGGATCATGGGGACCGGCGGGGTCGGGGGCTACTTCGGCGGGCTGCTGGCCCGGGCGGGGCTGCCGGTGTGCTTCATCGCCAGGGGCGGCCATCTCCAGGCGCTGAAGGAACACGGGCTCACCGTGGAGTCGGTGGAACCCGGCGGTTTCAACGTCCGGGATGCGATGTTCACCAACGACGCGGCCGAAGCCGGGCCGTGCGACGTGATCCTCTATTGCGTCAAGACACCCGCCAACGACGCAGCCATTCCCTTCATGCGGCCGATGATCGGACCGGATACCGTGGTCATCTCGCTCCAGAACGGCGTCGACAACGGCGAGTTGCTGGCGCGCGAGTTCGGCGAGGGCCGGGTCATGGAGGGCGCCGCCTATGTCTTCAGCACCATCGGGGCGCCGGGGAAGATCCACCAGACCGGCGGGCCTCGCAAGATCGTGTTCGGCCGTCTCGGCGGGGGCGGCAGTCCCAGGGGCAGGGAGATCGTGGGCGTCATGCGCGAGGCCCAGGTCGACGCCCGCCTCTCCGAGGACATCCGCATCGAGCTGTGGAACAAGTTCATCCTCATCTGCGCGGTGAGCGGCATGACCGCGCTGACCCGGCGGCCCCTGGGCGAGGTCCTCGGCTACGACGGCACCGCGCGCATGGCGCGGGAGGTGATGCGGGAGGTCTACCAGCTCGCCCTGGCCATGGGGATCCCGCTGGAGCCGGAATCCGACGCCGCCAACTACCGCTTCATGGCGCAGCAGGACCCCGCCGGCAAGGGGAGCATGTGCCATGACCTGGAGGCGGGAAGGCGCCTCGAGATCGACTCGCTGTGCGGCTACGTGTCGCGCATGGCACGTGTGCACGGCGTCGCCACCCCGCTCAACGACTACCTCTACGATACGCTCAAGCTGGAGGACCTTCAGGCGGCGAGGCGGTTGAGGGAAGGGGCGTCATGA
- a CDS encoding alpha/beta hydrolase fold domain-containing protein, producing the protein MTAVRQHVEKIPVDRGMQVSAVLAEPAAYRAGQTDVIVLAHGAGTDMHHPFMTFFHESLAKAGWLSVKFNFPYKELGRKAPDPGPRLGDAFERVLAHVRETLRPAPGRLFIGGKSMGGRIAANVAAREADAGEQGLAGLVFLGYPLHAPKRHDRLRADNLVKIAAPMLFVEGTNDPFCRLDLLEEVLKQVQAQTRTHIIEGGNHDFRVPKRLGREPEAIWQEAVEAICRWRAE; encoded by the coding sequence ATGACCGCTGTCCGCCAACACGTGGAGAAGATTCCCGTGGATCGCGGCATGCAGGTGTCCGCGGTGCTGGCCGAGCCGGCCGCGTACCGCGCTGGCCAGACCGATGTCATCGTCCTCGCCCACGGCGCGGGCACGGACATGCACCACCCGTTCATGACCTTCTTCCACGAGTCGCTGGCGAAGGCGGGCTGGCTCTCGGTGAAGTTCAACTTCCCGTACAAGGAGCTGGGCCGGAAGGCGCCCGACCCCGGCCCCCGGCTTGGGGATGCCTTCGAGCGGGTGCTGGCCCACGTGCGGGAGACTCTCCGCCCGGCACCGGGGCGGCTCTTCATCGGCGGCAAATCCATGGGCGGCCGCATCGCCGCCAACGTCGCCGCCAGGGAGGCGGACGCCGGGGAGCAAGGCCTGGCCGGTCTCGTCTTCCTCGGCTACCCGCTGCACGCGCCCAAGCGCCACGACCGGCTCCGGGCCGACAACCTCGTGAAGATCGCCGCGCCCATGCTGTTCGTGGAAGGCACCAACGACCCCTTCTGCCGGCTCGACCTGCTGGAAGAGGTGCTGAAGCAGGTCCAGGCGCAGACCCGGACCCACATCATCGAGGGCGGCAACCACGACTTCCGCGTCCCCAAGCGGCTGGGCCGCGAGCCCGAGGCCATCTGGCAGGAAGCGGTGGAAGCCATTTGCCGCTGGCGAGCGGAATGA
- a CDS encoding peptidylprolyl isomerase: protein MFLGAAAFGPTAEGGDRPVVIFSTSMGDITIELMSEEAPITAKNFLDYVDAGFFDGTIFHRVIPGFVIQGGGFTADMNQKQTNAPIKNEADNGVKNLRGTLSMARTSDINSATSQFFINLKDNDFLDHGTRDFGYAVFGKIVEGMDVVDKIAGVQTGNRGPHSDVPMEPVVTNTARRKEAAK from the coding sequence TTGTTTCTGGGCGCTGCGGCGTTCGGCCCAACAGCAGAGGGAGGAGACAGGCCTGTGGTGATTTTTTCCACTTCGATGGGCGATATTACGATCGAGCTCATGTCCGAGGAAGCGCCGATCACGGCGAAGAACTTTCTCGATTACGTCGATGCCGGTTTCTTTGACGGCACCATCTTTCACCGGGTGATTCCCGGCTTCGTGATCCAGGGCGGCGGCTTCACCGCGGACATGAACCAGAAGCAGACCAACGCGCCCATCAAGAACGAGGCCGACAACGGCGTCAAGAATCTCCGGGGAACGCTGTCCATGGCGCGCACCTCGGACATCAACAGCGCCACCTCCCAGTTCTTCATCAACCTGAAGGACAACGACTTCCTGGACCACGGCACCCGCGACTTCGGCTACGCCGTGTTCGGCAAGATAGTGGAAGGCATGGACGTGGTGGACAAGATCGCCGGCGTGCAGACCGGCAACCGCGGCCCCCACAGCGACGTGCCCATGGAGCCCGTGGTCACCAACACGGCCCGGCGCAAGGAGGCGGCGAAGTAG